In Streptomyces sp. SID8374, one genomic interval encodes:
- a CDS encoding amino acid ABC transporter permease — protein MSLTSDPPIDPAAGTPDGLPPGKGADPGTDYGELTVVPARHPWRWVAVAVTAVLVAQFINGLVTNPGWEWDVFAQFFTAPVILKAVWLTLQLTFYGTVLGFALGIVLAFMRLSASPFLRTVAYGYIWAFRSIPLIVQLLFWFNLAYLYKELKFGIPFGPGFFTFDTMNLVGAVSAAVLGLALHQAAYAAEIVRGGVLAVGGGQLEAAAALGIPKFRQLRRIVLPQAMRSILPNAANEIISLFKGTSIVSVMAIGELFYQVQVVYGRSGRVVPLLMVATAWYILLTTALSIIQYYVERHYSKGAVR, from the coding sequence ATGTCGCTGACCAGCGATCCACCCATCGATCCAGCCGCCGGCACCCCCGACGGCCTGCCCCCCGGGAAAGGCGCCGACCCCGGCACCGACTACGGAGAGCTGACCGTCGTCCCGGCCCGCCACCCCTGGCGCTGGGTCGCCGTCGCCGTGACCGCCGTCCTGGTCGCCCAGTTCATCAACGGGCTGGTCACCAACCCCGGTTGGGAATGGGACGTCTTCGCGCAGTTCTTCACCGCGCCGGTCATCCTCAAGGCCGTCTGGCTCACCCTCCAGCTGACCTTCTACGGCACGGTCCTCGGCTTCGCGCTCGGCATCGTGCTGGCGTTCATGCGGCTGTCGGCCAGCCCGTTCCTGCGGACGGTCGCGTACGGCTACATCTGGGCGTTCCGGTCGATCCCGCTCATCGTGCAGCTGCTGTTCTGGTTCAACCTGGCCTATCTGTACAAGGAGTTGAAGTTCGGCATCCCGTTCGGGCCGGGCTTCTTCACCTTCGACACGATGAACCTGGTGGGCGCGGTCAGCGCGGCCGTCCTCGGGCTCGCGCTGCACCAGGCGGCGTACGCGGCGGAGATCGTGCGCGGTGGCGTACTGGCCGTCGGCGGCGGGCAGTTGGAAGCGGCGGCCGCCCTCGGCATCCCCAAGTTCCGGCAGCTGCGCCGGATCGTGCTGCCGCAGGCTATGCGCTCCATCCTGCCCAACGCGGCCAACGAGATCATCTCGCTCTTCAAAGGCACCTCGATCGTCTCCGTCATGGCGATCGGCGAACTCTTCTACCAGGTGCAGGTCGTCTACGGCCGCAGCGGCCGGGTCGTCCCCCTGCTGATGGTCGCCACCGCCTGGTACATCCTCCTGACCACCGCCCTCTCGATCATCCAGTACTACGTCGAACGCCACTACTCCAAGGGGGCCGTGCGATGA
- a CDS encoding FAD/NAD(P)-binding protein, translating to MSAAPTLVVIGGGPRGTGVIERIAANARELYGDLPLDIHLVDPYPAGGGRIWRPDQSPLLWMNSMAEDVTMFTDETVELAGPVVAGPALHAWAEDVRAGRITPDAEPAVLAEIHGLTGQDFPSRRLQSAYLRWTYQRALAALPPSVTVHEHRTTALSVTGPRGSRQRVRLKDRDQPLIADLVVLTVGHLDAEQEPEQADLSDFAARHGLIHLPPDFTADTDLTALPAGEPVIVRGFGLAFIDLMVLLTEGRGGRHENGVYVPSGREPVLYVGSRRGVPYHSKIGYTWTGERPPLPRYLTPAWADELLSRPGTLDFRRDVWPLVAKELGHAHYHRLFTAHPERTTLDPEVFDAKYAAADPGSPELADLVAGAVPDPADRLDLDALDRPLDGVTYESAEALQDGLRDYITADLTRRHDPGHSTDLAVFLGLLSAYAQLIRLGDIGNWWHGFFSYLASGPPGPRLEQLLALSRAGVVRFLGASIAVEADEERGVFRASGATVPGEHIEARALVEARLPDPSLRHTASPLLRTLYEGGAAVTDTGLLSVDPGDSRIVDREGSPHPRRFALGPFTTARNSGAFTRPRTGGPAFRQNDAAARAALTFLRDLSCHGRLAS from the coding sequence ATGAGCGCGGCACCCACCCTCGTGGTGATAGGCGGCGGTCCGCGCGGCACCGGTGTCATCGAACGCATCGCCGCCAACGCCCGTGAGCTGTACGGGGATCTGCCTCTGGACATCCACCTCGTCGACCCCTATCCGGCCGGCGGCGGACGGATCTGGCGGCCGGACCAGTCGCCGCTGCTCTGGATGAACTCCATGGCCGAGGACGTCACCATGTTCACCGACGAGACGGTGGAGCTGGCCGGACCGGTCGTCGCGGGACCCGCCCTGCACGCCTGGGCCGAGGACGTCCGCGCCGGGCGCATCACCCCCGACGCCGAGCCCGCCGTCCTGGCGGAGATACACGGCCTCACCGGCCAGGACTTCCCCAGCCGGCGGCTCCAGAGCGCCTATCTGCGCTGGACCTACCAGCGCGCCCTGGCGGCCCTGCCGCCCTCCGTCACCGTCCATGAGCACCGCACCACCGCCCTCTCCGTCACCGGGCCGCGCGGCTCCCGCCAGCGCGTCCGCCTCAAGGACCGCGACCAACCGCTCATCGCCGACCTCGTCGTCCTGACCGTGGGCCACCTGGACGCCGAACAGGAGCCGGAACAGGCGGATTTGAGCGACTTCGCGGCGCGGCACGGGCTCATCCACCTGCCGCCCGACTTCACCGCCGACACCGACCTCACCGCCCTGCCCGCAGGCGAACCCGTCATCGTCCGGGGCTTCGGCCTCGCCTTCATCGACCTGATGGTCCTGCTCACCGAGGGGCGCGGCGGCCGCCACGAGAACGGCGTCTACGTGCCCTCGGGGCGTGAGCCCGTGCTCTACGTGGGATCGCGGCGCGGGGTCCCGTACCACTCGAAGATCGGCTACACCTGGACCGGTGAACGCCCGCCCCTGCCGCGCTACTTGACCCCGGCATGGGCCGACGAACTGCTGAGCCGCCCCGGGACGCTCGACTTCCGGCGCGATGTGTGGCCGCTGGTCGCCAAGGAGCTCGGCCACGCCCACTACCACCGCCTGTTCACCGCCCACCCCGAGCGCACCACCCTGGACCCCGAGGTCTTCGACGCGAAGTACGCCGCCGCCGACCCCGGCTCACCCGAACTGGCCGACCTGGTCGCCGGTGCCGTACCCGACCCCGCCGACCGGCTGGACCTGGACGCACTCGACCGGCCGCTGGACGGGGTGACGTACGAGAGTGCCGAGGCGCTCCAGGACGGGCTGCGCGACTACATCACCGCCGACCTGACCCGCCGTCACGACCCGGGCCACAGCACGGATCTGGCGGTCTTCCTCGGGCTGCTCTCCGCCTACGCCCAGCTCATCCGGCTCGGCGACATCGGCAACTGGTGGCACGGCTTCTTCAGCTACCTCGCCTCCGGCCCGCCCGGACCCCGCCTGGAACAGCTCCTCGCCCTCTCCCGGGCCGGCGTCGTCCGCTTCCTCGGCGCCTCCATCGCCGTCGAGGCCGACGAGGAGCGCGGCGTCTTCCGGGCGAGCGGCGCCACCGTGCCCGGCGAGCACATCGAGGCCCGCGCCCTGGTGGAGGCCCGCCTCCCGGACCCCTCGCTGCGGCACACCGCCAGCCCGCTGCTGCGCACCCTGTACGAGGGCGGGGCCGCCGTCACCGACACCGGGCTGCTCTCCGTGGACCCGGGCGACAGCCGCATCGTCGACCGCGAGGGGAGCCCGCACCCGCGCCGCTTCGCGCTCGGCCCGTTCACCACGGCCCGCAACAGCGGGGCCTTCACCCGCCCCCGCACCGGCGGGCCCGCCTTCCGGCAGAACGACGCGGCGGCCCGCGCCGCGCTCACCTTCCTGCGCGACCTCTCCTGTCACGGCCGCCTCGCCTCCTGA
- a CDS encoding amino acid ABC transporter permease has protein sequence MPPQTDLLPPSSSAPPPVKNDDSAVPRIVPVRRTGRWAAAVAVLVLLALALNSVIRNEAFQWDVVASYFATATVLRGLWLTLWLTAVVMVLGFALGALLAVLRLSGNPVLQAVSWGYVWLFRSTPILVQLLFWFNIGALYPQIFGVSTVTLLGPVTIAVIGLTLHEAAYAAEVVRGGILSVERGQVEAAQSLGLGPWRRFRRIVLPQAMRSIVPPAGNMLIGTLKGTSIVSIIAVQDLLYSVQLVYHRTYEVIPLLLVATLWYAAVTSLLSVGQRYVERYYARGTAGAR, from the coding sequence ATGCCCCCGCAGACCGATCTGCTGCCTCCCTCGTCCTCCGCTCCGCCCCCCGTCAAGAACGACGACAGTGCGGTTCCCCGCATCGTCCCCGTACGCCGAACGGGCCGCTGGGCAGCGGCGGTTGCCGTCCTCGTCCTCCTCGCACTGGCGCTGAACTCGGTCATCCGCAACGAGGCCTTCCAGTGGGACGTGGTGGCCTCCTACTTCGCCACCGCGACCGTCCTGCGCGGGCTCTGGCTCACCCTGTGGCTCACCGCGGTCGTCATGGTGCTCGGCTTCGCGCTCGGGGCGCTCCTCGCCGTCCTGCGGCTCTCGGGCAACCCCGTTCTCCAGGCGGTCAGTTGGGGGTACGTCTGGCTCTTCCGGTCCACGCCGATCCTGGTCCAGCTGCTGTTCTGGTTCAACATCGGCGCCCTGTACCCGCAGATCTTCGGCGTCTCCACGGTCACCCTCCTCGGCCCGGTCACCATCGCCGTCATCGGGCTGACTCTGCACGAGGCCGCGTACGCCGCCGAGGTCGTCCGCGGCGGGATCCTCTCCGTGGAGCGCGGCCAGGTCGAGGCCGCCCAGTCCCTGGGGCTCGGGCCCTGGCGCCGCTTCCGGCGGATCGTGCTGCCGCAGGCGATGCGCTCCATCGTCCCGCCGGCCGGGAACATGCTGATCGGCACCCTCAAGGGCACCTCCATCGTCAGCATCATCGCCGTGCAGGACCTTCTCTACTCCGTCCAGCTCGTCTACCACCGCACGTACGAGGTCATCCCGCTGCTCCTCGTCGCCACCCTCTGGTACGCGGCGGTCACCTCCCTGCTGAGCGTCGGCCAGCGCTATGTGGAGCGCTACTACGCCCGCGGCACGGCGGGTGCCCGATGA
- a CDS encoding ABC transporter substrate-binding protein: MPRSRHSALFALITVAALALTGCADPAEPGAGTAKGEAKKGDTPTTDVVSSVKKDEAAAKLLPEEVRKAGTLRIAAATGSPPGAFYEKDGTTLSGADIDFADAVAKVLGIELKREVASFEAILPALGSGKYDLGTGNFGVTDVRRKTVDFVTYINDGQGFAVREDSKLKEVTDLTDLCGLNISTGAGTTFEVTLQENLPRCAEKGKKPYEVKTYADPAAVWLSLKQGRTDVNMSTINGLRYAVSQQEGLRFLNEYKRLDVGFAFKKGSPLTPAFQAAVNQLKKDGTYDRILEKWGTTESAIETSQISPPELKGPEPK, from the coding sequence ATGCCCAGATCGCGCCACAGCGCCCTCTTCGCCTTGATCACCGTCGCCGCACTGGCCCTCACCGGCTGCGCGGACCCGGCGGAACCCGGGGCGGGCACCGCCAAGGGCGAGGCCAAGAAGGGGGACACCCCGACCACGGACGTGGTCTCCTCGGTGAAGAAGGACGAGGCCGCGGCGAAGCTGCTGCCCGAGGAGGTCCGCAAGGCCGGCACCCTGCGGATCGCCGCCGCCACCGGCTCCCCGCCCGGCGCCTTCTACGAGAAGGACGGCACCACGCTGTCGGGGGCGGACATCGACTTCGCGGACGCCGTGGCCAAGGTGCTGGGGATCGAGCTGAAGCGCGAGGTGGCGTCCTTCGAGGCGATCCTCCCGGCGCTCGGCAGCGGGAAGTACGACCTGGGCACGGGGAACTTCGGTGTCACCGACGTGCGCCGCAAGACCGTCGACTTCGTGACGTACATCAACGACGGCCAGGGCTTCGCCGTCCGCGAGGACAGCAAGCTGAAGGAGGTCACCGACCTCACCGACCTGTGCGGCCTGAACATCTCCACCGGTGCGGGCACCACCTTCGAGGTGACGCTCCAGGAGAACCTCCCCCGGTGCGCGGAGAAGGGCAAGAAGCCCTACGAGGTGAAGACGTACGCCGACCCGGCGGCGGTCTGGCTCTCCCTCAAGCAGGGCCGCACCGACGTGAACATGTCCACCATCAACGGACTGCGCTACGCCGTGAGCCAGCAGGAGGGGCTGCGCTTCCTCAACGAGTACAAGCGCCTCGACGTGGGCTTCGCCTTCAAGAAGGGCAGCCCGCTGACCCCGGCCTTCCAGGCGGCGGTCAACCAGCTGAAGAAGGACGGGACCTACGACCGGATCCTGGAGAAGTGGGGCACCACCGAGTCCGCGATCGAGACGTCGCAGATCTCGCCGCCGGAGCTGAAGGGCCCCGAGCCGAAGTAG